The following is a genomic window from Planctomycetia bacterium.
ATATCGCGTCATTCGCCAGCGGCTGGTGATGATTCTCTTTCTTTGGTTGTTCTTCATTACCGCGACGGCAGTCGGGACATATGTCTGGATTCGATATTGGCCTGTCTATAAGGCCATGGCCCTGGTCCGGGTCCAGTCGATTACGCCCGCCAATCCGCTCGAGCCGCTCAAGCCTCAGGAGGCGCGCGAGGACGAGGTCACTCGACTTCTTCAGGATCAGGCGCTTCAGGTCATGAGTCCGGAGGTATTGGACAATGTGATTGCGGATCCTCTGATTCGCGAGACGACCTGGTTTAAGGAGGCGGAGAAAAAGAAAGCCGAGAAGGACGAGGACCCCTTCGACCTGCTCAGCGACATCGTCAAGGCGGACCCGGTTCCCGAATCGAACCTGCTTTCGATTTCAGTCTCATGGAAGGTGCCGTCCGAAACGCCAAAACTTGTCAATACCGTCGTCGACAAGTACATGGCGGTCATCGAGAACGCCCAGAAGAACAAGATCAGAAAAGCCAGCGACACCCTTGGTGTTGAAGTCACCCGTGCCAAGCGTGACTACGACCAGAAGCAGGCCGACCTCGATAGTTTTCGCAGCAATGTGGAAAGCACCGGCACGGGCCGTGACGAGCTCAAGGAGAAAGTGCTCACCCTCACGGCCATCGAGACGGAGCTTGCCATGGACATGGATGGCAAGCGGACGATCTACGAGCAGTTCGAGAAGGCGAACCCTGAGGATCTTCCCATCACGCCCGACCTGCAGGCGATCCTGAACAGCGACCCGACCATTGTCCAGCTCGATAATCTGGCACGCGCCGCAGATGCAGACCTGAGCACGGTCCTTTCCCGATTCGGCCCGAAGCATCGAGTTGTTCAACAGCAGCAGGCGGCCCGCGACGCGGCCATGGACCGGGCCGCCGAAGAGCGCCGGATGAAGACGCTCCAGTATCAGGTCAATCAACTGGACCAGGCTCGCACGAACTACCTTGAGGCCCAGGCGCAGTTGCTTGCGATTCGCGAGCGCCTCAACGGGGCCCAGGCGGAACTCCTCGACAAGGACCAGAAGTACGCGTCTTACCTTCGACTGGAGGAGGAAACCAAGACCCTCAAGGAAAACTACCTGCGCCTGGTAGAGCAGCAGCAATTCGTGGTCATGACACTGAATCAGGACCACACCGTCCAGATTACTCCGTTGGGGCAGGCCAAAGTACCCAATCGCCGATCAAGCCCCAAATGGGAGATTCTCCTTCCGATTGGAATTATCTTCGGCTTGGGCCTGAGCGTCGGATTCGCGCTCCTGCTCGAAATGGCCGACAAGTCCGTCCGAACGCCGCGCGATGTACAGCGCCAGTCGATGACTGTGCTGGCCACGA
Proteins encoded in this region:
- a CDS encoding polysaccharide biosynthesis tyrosine autokinase: MTTLTSAPSSLPSQGPGMEPYVLPAMAGPPATGGAFTGAEIYRVIRQRLVMILFLWLFFITATAVGTYVWIRYWPVYKAMALVRVQSITPANPLEPLKPQEAREDEVTRLLQDQALQVMSPEVLDNVIADPLIRETTWFKEAEKKKAEKDEDPFDLLSDIVKADPVPESNLLSISVSWKVPSETPKLVNTVVDKYMAVIENAQKNKIRKASDTLGVEVTRAKRDYDQKQADLDSFRSNVESTGTGRDELKEKVLTLTAIETELAMDMDGKRTIYEQFEKANPEDLPITPDLQAILNSDPTIVQLDNLARAADADLSTVLSRFGPKHRVVQQQQAARDAAMDRAAEERRMKTLQYQVNQLDQARTNYLEAQAQLLAIRERLNGAQAELLDKDQKYASYLRLEEETKTLKENYLRLVEQQQFVVMTLNQDHTVQITPLGQAKVPNRRSSPKWEILLPIGIIFGLGLSVGFALLLEMADKSVRTPRDVQRQSMTVLATIPAVEDDEVEISRVETASLDAPQSITAEAFRTLRANLFFCAPPEQQATLLVTSPSGGNGKTTVAVNLAISIALSGRRVLIVDANFRRPCLPRIFPDMRPDGLSNILIGQSHLDDCVMATSVPGLDVLGAGPLPPNPAELLGSTYLRDMLADARARYDQVIFDGPPVLLVSDAMVLSAAVDGVLLICQYRSTSRGALQRTQQQLEAINARIFGAVLNRVETRAGGYFREAYREFYEYSEMPEESGGQAKQLDAEAADQLQTGEGASEGEAPREGDDQNLLATDTDGKDAEGRDADATETPQDTTDEAHPADDAPIDVDAEIASIGGESILADEDLILDDDTPFIDNETTPEDPHRT